The genomic stretch AAGTGCTACTGAATAAGTTGGCTCAGGATATTAAACCACAAGATCAACTGATTATTTTGCATTTTAATGGCAGTCATGGACCAACCTATTTTAAGCGCTATCCTAAAATGGAACATGAATTCACACCAACATGTGATCGAAGTGACATTGAAAACTGTAGTACTGATCAGATCGTAAATACTTACGACAATACAATTTTGTATACCGATTTGGTTTTATCAAAAATAATATCAAAATTAAAAAATGAAACACAACACAGTACTGCCATGTTTTATATATCCGATCATGGAGAGTCATTGGGTGAGAATGGATTATATTTACATGGAATGCCTTACAGCATTGCGCCTAAATATCAAAAAACAGTCCCTATGATGTTGTGGATGTCGAATGACTTTAAAAAGGATATGCATATTTCTACTCAATGCTTACAGAATTTGGCCAATAAAAATGGATTATCTCAAGATTATGTCTTTCACACGATTTTAAGTTTACTGAATGTGAAGACAGAAGTTTACAACCCATCATTAGATTTACTTTCAACATGTAAAATACAATAAAACAAAGGTTATATTATGAAAAAATATATTATATCAAGCGCATGTCTTTTGTTTATTACAGTTACCGCGCAAGCAAGCCAAGCGGATGCTTATATTAAAAATGGCAATATCTATACTCACCAAGGCGATTTTAATATTGCATTTGGCGGCATGTATGGAAGTGATGTTTATAAAGGACAAAAAAATAATGCCATGCCAATTTTATCGGCTGGTTACCATGGTGACGATTTTAATATTGATGCTGGGAACGTAAACTATCGTTTTTGGGGAAATGACGATGATAAGATCACCATGGCGGTCTTCGGTACATTGGCTAACTTAGGTTATGACCACAATACTGCGGCGAGTCTAAATGGTATGAGTAAAAGACATATCAGCGCTGATCTAGGTTTTAGCACCGATGCCAAATTGTGGGGAGGGACGCTGTCGGGTAAATATCAACATGATGTGACAGGGGTTTATAATGGTGGCAATGCCAGTGAAACTTACTTCCACCCGATCAGCATCGGCTCTGCTAGTTTTGTGCCTTACATTGGGGTGAGCTATTTAAGTGCGGAGTATGTTGATTATTATTATGGCGTACGTAAAGGCGAAGCCACAACGTCAAGATCCGCGTTCAAAGGAAAGAGTGACTTTACCTATAGTGTTGGCTACAAATTTATTATTCCGGTCACTAGTTATATGGATATAACGCAATCTACCGGCTATAGCCGATTAGGCTCTCGTATTTCAGATTCACCTATTGTTGACAGTGCCAACCAATGGGCAACCACCGCTATGGTTGCTTTCCACTTTTAATCGCTTTAAATTAAATAAAAACAGCCCTGTGAGCAAGAACTCACAGGGCTGTTTTGATCATCGATAAAAAGTCAGATTAATTAATAATACGAGCTCGGAACGTTTTTCCTTTCATTTTACCGTTAGAAATAATCTTCAACGCTTTCTTGGCAACATCTTTATGCACAGCAACAAAGGCGCGAATGTCAGATAAGTTGATCTTACCTACTTGGCTACCTTGAATACTTTGCTCACCACCGGTTAATGCACCCAGAATATCGCCGGCACGTACTTTTTGTTTCTTGCCGCCATCAATTTGAATTGTCACCATTTGAGCAACATAAGGCGCATCAGACATTACATCTGAAGAAGGCAGGGTCGATGGCGAAATCGCAATGTCCATATACTCATCAATTTGAGCAACTTTAAACATTTCTTTTGGAGAGAATAAGCTAAATGCCATACCTTTACTGCCAGCGCGACCAGTACGACCAATACGGTGAACGTGAATTTCTGCGTCACGAGCCAGTTCAAAGTTGATCACCGCATCTAAATTTTCAACATCAAGACCACGAGCGGCTACATCGGTTGCCACTAAAATAGAAGCACTTTTGTTCGCAAAGCGCAGTAAGGCTTGGTCACGATCGCGCTGTTCTAAATCACCGTGCAAGGCAA from Vibrio algicola encodes the following:
- a CDS encoding MipA/OmpV family protein, producing MKKYIISSACLLFITVTAQASQADAYIKNGNIYTHQGDFNIAFGGMYGSDVYKGQKNNAMPILSAGYHGDDFNIDAGNVNYRFWGNDDDKITMAVFGTLANLGYDHNTAASLNGMSKRHISADLGFSTDAKLWGGTLSGKYQHDVTGVYNGGNASETYFHPISIGSASFVPYIGVSYLSAEYVDYYYGVRKGEATTSRSAFKGKSDFTYSVGYKFIIPVTSYMDITQSTGYSRLGSRISDSPIVDSANQWATTAMVAFHF